A stretch of Sphingomicrobium flavum DNA encodes these proteins:
- the ubiB gene encoding 2-polyprenylphenol 6-hydroxylase, producing the protein MTSAPVHLWRLLKWGRTLARHGALRGIEADPLTPPNVKRIARIARLGTRQPDRPDYASALQDIGPAAIKLGQALATRPDLVGEAAAENLLRLQDDLPPAPFPEIKRAIEKALEAPLDQLFAEFEETPVGAASIAQVHRAVTIEGRQVAVKVLRPGIEEVFEEAIETYEWAAAHVETLGGEAERLRPRQVIAYFKQWTRRELDLQREAASASELRDNMVAEPGFFIPEVDWSRTARRVLTMDWIDGIKLTKRDELIAAGHDLKELSGILVRGFLRQAVVDGFFHADLHQGNLFALPDGRLAAVDFGIMGRINRQARLWLAEILYGLITGNYMRVAEIHFEAQYVPSHHNVEEFATALRAVGEPIRGLPVKEISVGRMLEGLFAITRDFDMATQPHLLLLQKTMVMEEGVATALDPDINMWEAAEPFLKEWIRGELGPEAAIADRIHETLDAVRKLPDLIKRIDAYYPAPGAAPPGPPLPEVQLIERPRGFGYFLTAIIAGAIGAAGMFWWLG; encoded by the coding sequence GTGACCTCCGCACCGGTGCATCTGTGGCGCCTCCTGAAGTGGGGGCGGACGCTGGCGCGGCATGGCGCTTTGCGCGGGATCGAGGCTGACCCCCTCACCCCGCCCAACGTCAAGCGCATCGCCCGCATTGCGCGTTTGGGCACCCGCCAGCCCGATAGGCCGGACTATGCCTCGGCGCTGCAGGATATCGGCCCCGCCGCGATCAAGCTCGGCCAGGCGCTCGCCACCCGTCCCGATCTGGTGGGCGAAGCGGCTGCGGAAAATCTGCTGCGCCTGCAGGACGATCTGCCGCCCGCGCCTTTCCCCGAGATCAAGCGCGCCATCGAGAAGGCGCTCGAAGCCCCGCTCGACCAGCTCTTTGCCGAATTTGAGGAAACGCCGGTGGGCGCCGCCTCGATCGCGCAGGTCCACCGCGCCGTCACCATCGAAGGGCGCCAGGTCGCGGTCAAGGTGCTCCGCCCGGGTATCGAGGAGGTCTTCGAAGAAGCGATCGAGACCTATGAATGGGCCGCCGCCCATGTCGAAACGCTGGGCGGCGAGGCCGAGCGCCTGCGCCCGCGCCAGGTCATCGCTTATTTCAAGCAATGGACCCGCCGCGAACTCGATCTGCAGCGCGAAGCCGCTTCGGCCTCCGAACTCAGGGACAATATGGTCGCCGAGCCCGGCTTCTTCATCCCCGAAGTCGATTGGAGCCGCACCGCGCGCCGCGTCCTCACCATGGACTGGATCGACGGCATCAAGCTGACCAAGCGCGATGAACTGATCGCTGCCGGCCATGACCTCAAGGAGCTATCGGGCATCCTGGTACGCGGCTTCCTGCGCCAGGCGGTGGTCGACGGCTTCTTCCATGCCGATCTGCACCAGGGCAACCTCTTCGCATTGCCCGATGGTCGCCTCGCTGCGGTCGATTTCGGCATCATGGGCCGCATCAACCGCCAGGCGCGGCTGTGGCTGGCCGAAATCCTCTACGGCCTCATCACTGGCAATTATATGCGCGTCGCCGAAATCCATTTCGAAGCGCAATATGTGCCCAGCCACCACAACGTCGAAGAATTCGCGACCGCACTGCGCGCCGTGGGCGAGCCCATTCGCGGCCTGCCGGTCAAGGAGATCAGCGTCGGGCGCATGCTCGAAGGCCTGTTCGCCATCACCCGCGATTTCGACATGGCGACCCAGCCCCACCTCCTGCTGCTGCAAAAGACCATGGTGATGGAAGAGGGCGTGGCCACCGCGCTCGATCCAGATATCAACATGTGGGAAGCCGCCGAACCTTTCCTCAAGGAATGGATCCGCGGCGAGCTCGGCCCCGAAGCCGCTATCGCCGACCGCATCCACGAGACGCTGGATGCAGTGCGAAAGCTGCCCGACCTCATCAAGCGCATCGACGCCTATTACCCCGCCCCCGGCGCTGCGCCCCCCGGCCCGCCTTTGCCCGAAGTCCAGTTGATCGAACGCCCCCGCGGCTTCGGCTATTTCCTGACCGCCATCATCGCCGGCGCCATCGGCGCAGCGGGCATGTTCTGGTGGTTGGGATAA
- the mutM gene encoding bifunctional DNA-formamidopyrimidine glycosylase/DNA-(apurinic or apyrimidinic site) lyase: MPELPEVETTVRGLKRVLKGERIARVEVRRPDLRRPFPDGLGQRLTGARIEKLWRRAKYGLLDTDRGDTLIFHLGMSGRWRIDPSDIGKHDHLVLETAAGRQLSLNDPRRFGSVDLVATDAVQDFAGFAGMGPEPVGAPLTGRTLGERLAGKATPIKLALLDQRVIAGLGNIYVCEALYRAGIAPGRKAGSVGKARLDALAGHIQAVLEEAIEAGGSTLRDYAAPDGELGYFSKRFDVYGREGEECRGCGGQVRRRVQGGRSTFYCAKCQS; this comes from the coding sequence ATGCCCGAACTTCCCGAAGTCGAAACCACCGTACGTGGACTGAAACGCGTCCTCAAGGGCGAGCGGATTGCGCGCGTCGAGGTGCGGCGGCCGGACCTTCGTCGCCCCTTTCCAGACGGCCTCGGCCAGCGGCTGACCGGGGCGCGGATCGAGAAATTGTGGCGGCGGGCCAAATATGGGCTGCTCGATACCGATCGCGGCGACACGCTGATCTTCCATCTGGGCATGTCGGGGCGCTGGCGGATCGATCCGTCGGATATCGGCAAGCATGATCATCTGGTGCTGGAGACGGCGGCGGGGCGGCAACTCAGCCTTAACGATCCGCGGCGATTCGGATCGGTCGATTTGGTCGCGACCGATGCGGTGCAGGACTTTGCGGGCTTTGCCGGCATGGGACCAGAGCCGGTGGGCGCGCCGCTGACCGGGCGAACGTTGGGGGAGAGGCTGGCGGGCAAGGCGACGCCGATCAAGCTGGCACTGCTCGACCAGCGTGTGATTGCGGGGCTGGGCAATATCTATGTGTGCGAGGCGCTCTATCGCGCCGGCATCGCGCCGGGGCGCAAGGCGGGATCGGTCGGCAAGGCGCGGCTCGACGCGCTTGCCGGGCATATCCAGGCGGTGCTGGAAGAAGCCATCGAAGCGGGCGGCTCAACGCTGCGCGATTATGCTGCGCCCGATGGCGAACTGGGCTATTTCTCCAAGCGCTTCGACGTCTATGGGCGCGAGGGCGAAGAGTGCCGCGGTTGCGGCGGCCAAGTGCGGCGGCGGGTGCAGGGCGGTCGCTCCACATTCTACTGCGCAAAATGCCAGTCCTGA
- a CDS encoding CPBP family glutamic-type intramembrane protease, protein MPPSEQSASIEVFPGVRPLLRDLTHFIVRPTPPERQMRWGCPLLAIMAVLLVLDWALSLGIAGLLSGAQALGYEPPPYVDMDLPRPWLFFLAIVFAPIAEELMFRGWLSGRKPALLLAVTSIGGLAAIILVDLFFPSALRVTSAAAMIAIGVALLYWLTQWRDERGMVPAFKRHYALFIWLSSLLFGAVHLTNYEGALSVVDIVMVLPQTLGGLILAYTRTRLGLRAAILHHAAFNAVALLIDSII, encoded by the coding sequence ATGCCACCTTCAGAACAGTCTGCTTCGATCGAGGTCTTCCCGGGCGTGCGGCCTTTGCTACGTGATCTCACCCATTTCATTGTCCGACCCACGCCGCCCGAGCGGCAGATGCGATGGGGTTGCCCGTTGCTGGCCATCATGGCGGTGTTGCTTGTCCTCGATTGGGCGCTTTCGCTTGGTATCGCGGGATTGCTCAGCGGCGCCCAAGCGCTTGGCTATGAACCTCCGCCCTATGTTGACATGGACCTTCCGCGACCATGGCTGTTCTTTCTCGCCATCGTCTTTGCGCCAATCGCGGAGGAGCTTATGTTCCGTGGCTGGTTGAGCGGGCGCAAGCCTGCATTGCTGCTGGCCGTCACCTCCATTGGCGGTCTTGCCGCCATCATTCTGGTCGATCTGTTCTTTCCCTCGGCGCTGCGCGTGACTAGCGCGGCGGCGATGATCGCCATCGGCGTGGCGCTGCTTTATTGGCTCACGCAATGGCGAGATGAGCGCGGCATGGTGCCAGCTTTCAAGCGCCATTATGCGCTCTTCATCTGGCTAAGCTCGCTGCTCTTCGGCGCAGTGCACCTCACCAATTATGAAGGCGCGCTCAGCGTCGTCGACATCGTGATGGTCCTGCCCCAGACGCTGGGCGGGCTGATCCTCGCTTATACGCGCACCCGTCTGGGCCTGCGAGCCGCGATCCTGCATCATGCAGCCTTCAACGCCGTCGCCTTGCTCATCGATTCCATCATCTAA
- the rpsT gene encoding 30S ribosomal protein S20 translates to MANTPQARKRIRRNARRTEVNGARVSRIRTFIKKVELALERGKQDEAAAALKAAQPEIARGVAKGVMHKNTAARKVSRLSKRVKALG, encoded by the coding sequence ATGGCGAACACGCCGCAAGCCCGTAAGCGCATCCGCCGCAATGCGCGTCGCACCGAAGTCAATGGCGCGCGCGTCAGCCGCATCCGTACCTTCATCAAGAAGGTCGAGCTCGCCCTCGAACGCGGCAAGCAGGATGAGGCCGCTGCTGCACTGAAGGCTGCACAGCCCGAAATCGCGCGCGGCGTTGCGAAGGGTGTGATGCACAAGAACACCGCAGCGCGGAAGGTCAGCCGTCTTTCCAAGCGCGTGAAGGCGCTCGGCTAA
- a CDS encoding MerR family transcriptional regulator: MSEILSIVEVARQTGITSRTLRYYEARGLVRPLRTASGRRCYGPGELTRIHQIMLLKRAGLSLKQIGQVLAGSALDMAAMIRRQLDEIGQQRRELDAMELLLEDAMRHVDGGGQLTVASLCQIIRNSQGDRTSRDKWKTVFDRYWSPEAQHEWHERMGALWEAHPEWADGRYEEAWSDLTKRIEAALPLTLDGDEALGFVREWNALTAPMTKVATPAMGASTAAMFEAMDEWPAGIDAGFSKAVWQFIRDATGALRAAGRDIGQSPFPERATRENDSNQQGEE; the protein is encoded by the coding sequence ATGAGCGAGATTCTCTCCATTGTCGAGGTGGCACGACAGACCGGCATCACCTCGCGCACGCTGCGTTATTATGAGGCGCGCGGGCTGGTAAGGCCGCTGCGGACGGCTTCGGGACGGCGCTGCTACGGGCCGGGGGAACTCACGCGCATCCACCAGATCATGCTGCTCAAGCGGGCAGGGCTTTCGCTAAAGCAGATCGGCCAAGTGCTGGCCGGATCTGCGCTCGACATGGCGGCGATGATCCGGCGCCAACTGGACGAGATCGGACAGCAGCGGCGCGAACTCGACGCGATGGAATTGCTGCTGGAAGATGCGATGCGCCATGTCGATGGCGGCGGGCAACTGACGGTGGCGAGCCTGTGCCAGATCATCCGAAACAGCCAGGGCGACCGCACCAGCCGCGACAAATGGAAGACTGTCTTCGACCGCTATTGGTCGCCCGAAGCGCAGCACGAATGGCACGAGCGCATGGGCGCCTTGTGGGAAGCGCATCCCGAATGGGCGGACGGGCGCTATGAGGAGGCGTGGAGCGACCTCACCAAGCGGATCGAGGCTGCGTTGCCGCTCACCCTCGATGGTGACGAGGCACTCGGCTTCGTGCGCGAATGGAACGCACTGACCGCGCCGATGACCAAGGTGGCGACGCCGGCCATGGGGGCCAGCACGGCCGCCATGTTCGAGGCGATGGACGAATGGCCGGCCGGGATCGACGCCGGGTTCAGCAAGGCTGTGTGGCAATTCATCCGCGATGCCACCGGCGCATTGCGCGCGGCCGGGCGGGATATTGGCCAATCGCCTTTTCCCGAGCGAGCCACGAGGGAAAATGATTCAAACCAACAGGGGGAAGAATGA
- a CDS encoding class I SAM-dependent methyltransferase, with translation MSDEVHFGDQIVSREEKTRRVGGVFSSVAKRYDVMNDLMSGGMHRLWKDRFVAKVKPRKGEKILDMAGGTGDIAFRMAARGADVTVSDINPDMLGVGMERAEKRGFERLTWQVENAETLTFDDAMFDAYTIAFGIRNVTDIPAALKEAHRVLRRGGRFFCLEFSTSEWPGFGELYESYANNIIPKVGKAVADDEASYQYLVESIRRFPRMHEFEAMIGEAGFRQTSHTPILGGLVAIHSGWKV, from the coding sequence ATGAGTGATGAAGTCCATTTCGGCGACCAGATCGTCAGTCGCGAAGAAAAGACCCGCCGCGTCGGCGGCGTCTTCTCCTCCGTTGCCAAGCGCTATGATGTCATGAATGATCTGATGTCGGGCGGCATGCACCGGCTGTGGAAGGACCGCTTCGTCGCCAAGGTGAAGCCGCGCAAGGGCGAGAAGATTCTCGATATGGCGGGCGGTACCGGCGACATCGCCTTTCGCATGGCCGCGCGCGGCGCTGACGTCACCGTCTCCGACATCAATCCTGACATGCTGGGCGTGGGCATGGAACGCGCTGAAAAACGCGGCTTCGAACGCCTGACTTGGCAGGTCGAGAATGCCGAAACGCTGACCTTCGACGATGCGATGTTCGATGCCTACACCATCGCCTTCGGTATCCGGAACGTGACCGACATTCCCGCCGCGCTCAAGGAAGCGCACCGCGTGCTGAGGCGCGGCGGCCGCTTCTTCTGCCTGGAATTTTCCACCAGCGAATGGCCGGGCTTTGGCGAGCTTTATGAAAGCTATGCCAACAATATCATTCCCAAGGTCGGCAAGGCCGTAGCGGACGATGAAGCCAGCTACCAGTATCTGGTCGAATCCATCCGCCGCTTCCCCAGGATGCACGAATTTGAAGCGATGATCGGCGAAGCGGGCTTTCGCCAGACCAGCCACACCCCCATCCTTGGCGGTCTGGTCGCAATCCATAGCGGCTGGAAAGTGTGA
- the dut gene encoding dUTP diphosphatase translates to MTISIQLARLPHGEGLPLPAYATPGAAGMDVVSAEDVTIQPGERHAVATGFRVAIPQGYEIQVRPRSGLAFKHGVTVPNTPGTIDSDYRGELKVLLINHGSEPFVITRGERVAQLVPAAVTLASFAEVEELDDTERGAGGFGSTGTK, encoded by the coding sequence ATGACAATTTCGATCCAGCTTGCCCGCCTGCCCCATGGTGAAGGCCTGCCGCTCCCCGCTTATGCCACCCCCGGCGCTGCCGGCATGGATGTGGTCAGCGCCGAAGACGTCACCATCCAGCCGGGCGAGCGCCACGCAGTCGCCACCGGATTTCGCGTCGCCATCCCGCAGGGCTATGAAATCCAGGTCCGCCCCCGCTCCGGCCTCGCCTTCAAGCATGGCGTCACCGTGCCCAATACGCCCGGTACCATCGACAGTGATTATCGCGGCGAATTGAAAGTCCTGCTGATCAACCATGGCAGCGAGCCTTTCGTCATCACCCGCGGAGAGCGCGTCGCCCAGTTGGTCCCCGCCGCCGTCACACTGGCCAGCTTTGCCGAAGTCGAGGAACTGGACGATACCGAGCGCGGCGCCGGCGGCTTCGGGTCCACCGGCACCAAATAA
- a CDS encoding HesA/MoeB/ThiF family protein, with protein MVELSDDELDRYARHIVLPQFGGAGQKRLKASQVALIGAGGIGSAVLPSLVGAGIGRITIIEDDVVCLSNLSRQSIYATDDIGKSKAALAKQFAAERNPYVDIRMKQERLTVDNAEVLLAGYDLIIDGSDNFMTRLAASDAAVKLGTPYLSAAGAQFQGQVALFTAQPCYRCFVGDAFDADDCDNCAELGVLGALTGTMGHFAAMQAIRHLADVGPADTGILHLYDALNAKWKAIRIIADPACKACGEDAAP; from the coding sequence ATGGTTGAATTGAGCGACGACGAACTGGACCGTTATGCACGCCATATCGTGCTGCCCCAGTTCGGCGGCGCGGGGCAGAAACGGCTGAAGGCCAGCCAGGTCGCGCTGATCGGCGCGGGCGGCATCGGCTCTGCAGTCCTGCCCAGCCTGGTCGGTGCGGGCATTGGCCGCATCACCATCATCGAGGATGATGTGGTCTGCCTTTCCAACCTTTCGCGCCAGTCCATTTACGCGACCGATGATATCGGAAAATCCAAGGCCGCGCTGGCAAAACAATTCGCTGCGGAGCGCAACCCCTATGTCGATATTCGGATGAAACAAGAACGGCTTACTGTCGATAACGCAGAAGTTCTGTTAGCAGGATACGACCTCATCATCGACGGCAGCGACAATTTCATGACCCGCCTTGCCGCCAGCGATGCCGCCGTAAAGCTCGGCACGCCCTACCTCTCCGCCGCCGGCGCGCAATTCCAGGGCCAGGTCGCGCTGTTCACCGCCCAGCCCTGCTATCGCTGCTTCGTGGGCGACGCCTTCGATGCCGACGATTGCGATAATTGCGCGGAACTGGGCGTCCTCGGCGCCCTCACCGGCACCATGGGTCATTTCGCCGCCATGCAGGCCATCCGCCACTTGGCAGACGTCGGTCCCGCCGACACGGGCATATTGCATCTCTACGACGCGCTGAATGCCAAATGGAAAGCCATCCGCATCATCGCCGACCCCGCCTGCAAGGCGTGCGGAGAAGATGCAGCGCCCTAA
- the dnaA gene encoding chromosomal replication initiator protein DnaA has product MKQPLEAAWESIRTGLRRDVGARTFDGWLKPAEVGSFDAESGLLEIAMPSQFMADWVSSHFGDRLKLAWTSALPLVTDVKIVAAPDAPRPSPLLILEDTPSAEPASTPAQASQLRDPSAPNFDPRYTFDSFVVGKANEVAATAARTLAKTDSVGFNPLFIHGGTGRGKTHLLHAIGQDFLARQPGKRVVSMSAEKFMVEFVRAIKENDTIGFKHRLRSADLLLIDDVQFIAGKDSTQEEFFHTMNEIINAGRRLVITSDRAPQDLDGIAPRILSRLSWGLVADINPADYELRLNIIEAKLDALPGVDMPCPVVEFLARRITNSIRELEGSLNRIAAYAMMTGRDIDVAFVEDVLANVLRANQRRISIDEIQTQVAEHFRIRKAEMTSARRAREVARPRQVAMYLSKQLTPKSLPDIGRRFGGRDHTTVIHAVKQIERLRAADAELDADIRLLVRQLEG; this is encoded by the coding sequence GTGAAACAGCCGCTCGAAGCCGCCTGGGAAAGCATCCGCACCGGCCTTCGCCGCGATGTTGGCGCGCGCACCTTCGATGGCTGGCTCAAGCCCGCCGAGGTCGGCAGTTTCGACGCCGAATCGGGGCTGCTCGAAATCGCGATGCCGAGCCAGTTCATGGCCGACTGGGTCTCTAGCCATTTCGGCGACCGGCTGAAGCTGGCCTGGACCAGCGCGTTGCCGCTCGTCACCGACGTCAAGATCGTGGCCGCGCCCGATGCGCCGCGCCCGTCGCCGCTGCTGATCCTTGAAGATACGCCGAGCGCCGAACCGGCCTCGACGCCTGCGCAGGCAAGCCAGCTGCGCGATCCGTCGGCGCCCAATTTCGATCCGCGCTACACGTTCGACAGCTTTGTCGTCGGCAAGGCCAATGAAGTGGCGGCTACCGCCGCGCGCACGCTGGCCAAGACCGATAGCGTCGGGTTCAACCCGCTGTTCATCCATGGCGGCACCGGTCGCGGCAAGACGCATTTGCTGCACGCCATCGGTCAGGATTTCCTAGCGCGCCAGCCGGGCAAGCGGGTCGTGTCCATGTCGGCCGAAAAGTTCATGGTCGAGTTCGTGCGGGCGATCAAAGAGAATGACACGATCGGCTTTAAGCACCGGCTGCGCAGCGCGGACTTGCTGCTGATCGACGATGTCCAGTTCATTGCCGGCAAGGATTCGACGCAGGAAGAATTCTTCCACACGATGAACGAGATCATCAATGCGGGCCGCCGCCTGGTGATCACGTCGGATCGCGCACCGCAGGATCTGGACGGCATTGCGCCGCGCATCCTTTCGCGCCTCAGCTGGGGTCTTGTCGCCGACATCAACCCGGCCGATTACGAGCTGCGCCTGAATATCATCGAGGCCAAGCTGGACGCGCTTCCTGGCGTCGATATGCCGTGCCCGGTGGTGGAATTCCTTGCGCGCCGCATCACCAATTCGATCCGCGAGCTGGAAGGTTCTTTGAACCGCATTGCCGCTTATGCGATGATGACGGGCCGCGATATTGACGTGGCGTTCGTGGAAGATGTGCTGGCCAATGTGCTGCGCGCCAACCAGCGCCGCATCTCGATTGACGAAATCCAGACGCAGGTCGCCGAGCATTTCCGCATTCGGAAAGCCGAGATGACCTCAGCCAGACGCGCCCGCGAAGTGGCACGGCCGCGGCAGGTCGCCATGTACCTGTCCAAGCAGCTGACGCCCAAGTCGCTGCCGGATATCGGCCGTCGTTTCGGCGGGCGCGACCACACCACGGTCATCCATGCCGTCAAGCAGATCGAGCGACTGCGCGCCGCCGATGCCGAGCTGGATGCCGATATCCGCCTGCTGGTGCGCCAGCTCGAAGGCTGA
- the coaBC gene encoding bifunctional phosphopantothenoylcysteine decarboxylase/phosphopantothenate--cysteine ligase CoaBC, translating into MARILLIIGGGIAAYKAAELVRHARKAGHEVTPVLTDGAQHFVTPMSLAALAESPVYTSLWDLKDEVEMGHIELSRAADHVLVCPATADLIAKMAAGLATDLATTLLLATDKPVTVAPAMNVKMWEHPATQRNIAQLKADGITVLEPDEGPMACGEFGPGRLPEVEAILAALPLGSVTAAPLAGAEGPLSGKHVLVTAGPTHEPIDPVRVIANKSSGKQGFAIAAAAARAGARVTLIAGPVSLPTPFGVSRIDVMTAVEMHQAVMNALPADVAVMVAAVADWRVEASPTKLKKGSGPPELVFAPNPDILAELGEHPDRPRLLVGFAAETNDVIDNARSKLERKKADWIVANDVSGDVMGGDHNRVQIVSADGVEDLDTATKESIAQSLIDRISETFS; encoded by the coding sequence ATGGCCCGCATCCTCCTCATCATTGGTGGCGGCATTGCGGCCTATAAGGCGGCAGAGCTGGTGCGCCATGCGCGCAAGGCCGGGCATGAAGTCACGCCGGTGCTGACCGACGGCGCGCAGCATTTCGTCACGCCGATGAGTCTTGCCGCGCTGGCCGAGAGCCCGGTTTACACCTCGCTCTGGGACCTCAAGGATGAGGTAGAGATGGGGCATATCGAGCTGAGCCGAGCCGCCGATCATGTGCTTGTCTGCCCTGCGACCGCCGATCTCATCGCCAAGATGGCCGCAGGCCTCGCCACGGATCTCGCCACCACCTTGCTGCTGGCGACCGACAAGCCCGTCACCGTTGCCCCGGCGATGAACGTCAAGATGTGGGAGCATCCCGCCACCCAGCGCAACATTGCCCAGCTGAAAGCCGACGGCATCACCGTGCTCGAACCCGATGAGGGGCCGATGGCCTGCGGCGAGTTCGGCCCCGGCCGCCTACCGGAGGTGGAAGCCATCCTGGCCGCACTGCCGCTGGGAAGCGTGACCGCAGCCCCGTTGGCAGGCGCTGAAGGCCCGCTCAGCGGCAAACATGTGCTGGTCACCGCCGGGCCGACCCATGAACCGATCGATCCGGTCCGCGTCATCGCCAACAAAAGCTCGGGAAAACAGGGCTTTGCCATCGCTGCCGCTGCCGCCCGTGCGGGCGCCCGCGTCACCCTGATCGCGGGCCCCGTCTCCCTGCCGACACCCTTCGGGGTCAGCCGGATTGACGTCATGACGGCAGTGGAAATGCACCAGGCGGTGATGAATGCCCTGCCCGCCGATGTGGCCGTGATGGTTGCTGCCGTCGCTGACTGGCGCGTGGAGGCGAGCCCCACCAAGCTGAAGAAGGGCAGCGGCCCGCCCGAACTGGTCTTCGCCCCCAATCCCGACATTCTTGCAGAACTGGGCGAGCATCCAGACCGCCCGAGGCTGCTGGTCGGCTTTGCTGCCGAGACCAATGATGTCATCGACAATGCGCGCAGCAAGCTGGAGCGCAAGAAAGCCGACTGGATCGTCGCCAATGACGTGTCGGGCGATGTGATGGGCGGCGATCATAACCGCGTCCAAATCGTCAGCGCCGATGGCGTCGAGGATCTCGACACTGCTACAAAAGAATCAATTGCCCAATCGCTTATCGACAGGATTTCAGAAACATTCTCATGA